Genomic segment of Malus domestica chromosome 15, GDT2T_hap1:
TAGCCTTTGGTGAAGGTAGATGAACACAATATCTTTAGCAGTGATGAGGCATGCAGCTTCTTTTCTGATGAGCAAGCACCTTCACTTCAGTGGTACTGTCAGAGAGCCCACAGGGGTCCGAGGAGGGAGATTTGCAGGACCGCCCAGGAGGCGAGCTCGATGCTGCGAATTTTGAGgccggagaagaagatgaagatgaagatctGGATGCCGACGGCTTCGGAGAACAAGAACTAGGAGACGATGACGAGCAGGGGGGAAAGAATGAGGACAAGGCCGCGGAGGAGGTTTCCAGCTTCGATAGCCACCAGTATAAAGTAAGGGAAGAAGCTCCAGGAGATGAGCAGCGTCTCGTCCAGGTCGGCGATGATCGACTTGTACGATGCCGTTTCATCCACGTTGCAGGCCACAATCGACGGGAAGCTCCGTCGTTGCTTCTGCGACGATATggtctctctcttactctctcactctcttcacaTAGATCATGGGCGTTTGTGATTCAGTTGGGAAATCAAATAGCGGTCTGATGGAGTTTAATCTAAGCAAGAGAAGGTGGATTGGAAAGTAAGTGGAAAAGCACTGGCAGTGAGGAGGACAAATTAGAATATTGGTGTGGTGTTTGGttttcttgggttttttttGTGCAGATTTTGCATATTCAAGTGGAGTGTGGTGAggtctcacggtggtgagatgaaaaaatgaaagagaatcgacatacctttttgtgtcgattcccatagacggcgccaaatgttgatgcacaaaaccagaggtcttggtataacgtaaatccgaccgtgaatctgcaagtaatgtaaataacacaagatgtatcgtggttcaccccaaggtttgggctacgtccacactgattgtatttatctaagagtatttgtgaggaagagagtgtgagagctttgctctagataggagagacttagggtttatgagggtgaggaggcccttttatagaataagggctcctcccctaattacatatttgacctttcctttattacataattaaatttaagtcccccgagtttttatacgaggtctaaatacgagaccctaaatatggtataaacatactACAATGTAAATGTACTGTGTAAGAAAGTGAAAAGATTAATACGAACAAGAttacttctctctctaaattctctctttctctctctctgtctgttTCTGCATTCTCTACTGCACTCATCTTCTCTACTGCAACAGATCACTCTTTGTTAACATAAAGTTGGAGATTTTTCCATCCTCTAGTGGATTCTAATTTTCTAATCTTGAAGGTTATCATTTGTTTTAGAAACATTCTCTTAATTTCTtacttttttaattacaaatgagCATCGGAATCATGTGATGAGAATTAAAATCATACTTTCTGAATGTGTGAAACTCAATCGTTCACTCACATCTCTCGTGTAcccaatcacaaaaaaaaaaaaaaaaaaggcgaaAAAACTGTGCATCATATGCATCAGATTCTCCCCTCACATAGAGAACTCCCAGTATATTAAAATGAGAGTTCATCTAAACTACAAAACCAAACCTCTTAATCTGCTAATGGAGTATTTCTTTACCGCCCAAAACAAAAAGCTCAAGCAAGAGGTTGATGTATTATCCTTTTCGAGCCAGACTAGATCTCTTCTCGGTGAGAAAATTTTCAGTATTTCTAGAATATGGATTGATACACTACTTATCATGACATAATGTGTACAAATCATATTTAAAGTACACTGAAAATTTTCTCGTTCTTGGCCAAACAATCTAATCTATGTTTGACCCTCCCTCATTGAGACAATAAGTGCACCAGAAATAGATCGTAACCTTAACTTGTTTTCTGTTACTATAATACTCTAGGGACCAGTTAATTGATAAAGATTCCAGATTTCTCAGCTTAATAAGACAAACCCTTGCGACCTTATCAACCATTTTACTTCATAATAGTTTATTAATATGCTTCTTATGATCCCGGGTCTTGGAGCTTGCAACAAAACGGATACCTTAATTTCTTTTGTTAATGTCTCAAAATCTTACAATAATGCATGCATATTTGCATGTACTCCAAACCAAATACAACAGAGTCTTATTGATTATATGAAAAACAAAGTCTATGGACTAGCCGTACATATCTGGGCCCTCTAATCCAAAGACTATTATTCTTATGTATATAAACTGAAATAATCGCAATAACTGTGATCGTGAAATACTTATTTGACTGGAAGAAAACTCGATCAGTTGCAGCAGGGGTGTCTATACACTGGTCATGCAGTACTCTTATCTCATCACATGAAATGCATAACCAATGTATGAATCGTTTCATGCAAGTATTTAGCATCTAATAGATTCACTACGCAGCACGGCTGTCTCGACAGTGAGTCCCGGTCCGATTCCAATCACGACACCCCATTCCAAACCTTCACCAGTAGTGGTTTTGCCTTCCTCAATCGACTTATTTCTCATCTCATCCAAAATAAAGTGCACAGTTGGAGCTCCCATGTTGCCATACTCACTCAACACATGCCTTGTTGCCCTAAGCTTCCCTTCCTTCAAACCCAATTTCTCCTCCACCTGGTCTACAATGGCAGGTCCACCAGGATGCACACTGAAAAACAAGGAGTTCCAGTCCTTTTTCTTCCCATCTACCTTttcaaaagttttagtcataaaATCCACAACATTTCCACCAACGAATTTGGGGACATCTCCtgataaataataattaaaccCCATTTCACGAATGTTGGCCACCACACCATGCTCTGAGTTTGGTAGGATTGTTTGCCTACAAGCCACGATTTCAAATAGTGGCCTCTCAATTTCAGGCTCTGGATTGGCCCCAACTATCACAGCAGATGCTCCGTCAGCAAAAAGAGCTTGACCCACCAATATGTCAAGGTGGGTGTCAGTGAGTCCGTGGAAAAACACGGTCGTGATCTCGGCGCACACCACAAGGACTCGTGCGCCCTTATTGTTCTCTGCGAAGTCTTTGGCCATGCGGAGGACTGTCGCACCAGCATAGCAGCCAGCTTCATAGATCATGGTTCTGGTGACGGATGGATCAAGGCCGAGGAGCTTGATTAATTGGAAGTCACAACCTGGCATGTCAACGCAAGAAGCTGTGCAAAAGATGAGGTGGGTGATTTTTGAAATGGGCTGGCCCCACTCTTTGATGGCTTTCAATGCTGCTTCTTGCCCTAGCTTTGGGACCTCAATGTTACAAATGTCTTGGCGCACATCGAGTGATGGGGCTCCATAGGTGTATATGTTTGGGTTAGCTTTCAACATCTCTTCTGTTAGATGCAAGTAGCGCTTCTTTGTTCTTGATTTCTCACCTATTAATTAGTAAATTAAGTTAGGATATGctttatatcattcttcatcaaatAATACAATGTAATCTGAAGAAAACCTGCAACAAAAAAaatgcacatatatatatatatgtatatatctttcacatgtccaagatGACTATTTTCTTGTGCTAATAacagtatgctttgaaataaacACGCCGTGTGGCGCCTTGGGTTTGGGATATCATCCATTTTAACCTCATAATATGATAGAGTTGGAGTTTACAACTCAAGATCAAAGTCAATTCATTGAGAGGTAAAAATCTTTCATATGATTTCATGCATGATATGTTTTATTAGTCATAAAATATAAGGTAACCTGGTGGATGCTCATTATATATGTGCACGAGTAGTAAAAAGTACACTTACAAATGCGATCGAACTTCTCTCTTAAATCTGTTCTGTGCTCATTTTTGGTAACTCGAAACAAGAAATCAGGATAATCCTTTTGGTGGTAGACGTTGGGTGGATTTGCAGTGCCAATGGCTAGGATTTTGGCATGTTGAGGCTCATTCTTAACCAAAGGCGCCATTAAGCTAGTTAAAGAGCAGATATAAAGTAGGGatttgttgaaacttgaaaagAGAGGGGAATTGAAAGGTTGCGATAAAATGAATGGCACTACCCCATTCCTTATATAGCAATTAGAGAACCTACTAACTTGTGGAATCTTCAAGGTTAGGATATTTTAAAATGCACATAAATACTATACAATTCATTATTTCTCTTGGGAGGGTCCAACATGTTACAATTTGAAAGTTTCAAACTTTTGTATACACGCACGTAATtcagtgtttttatttttttatatttttttttagaatatgTTGGCGtctatttataattaattttatagtattataaaatatgttttgattctatcatacatatatatgtgtgtttgTCTATACGACAAAATAGTTGTACTCACATGtgagagaaatttttagttgtaatgggaacacggatggtacaccacgtgtttttatgtaagtggtgggaaatattattttttaagatattaacattttaacacacatatctcactattTATATAACGACACGTGGTGTATCATTCCGTGTGACGGTCGCACTGCAAAATCTCTCCACATGTGGAAGGGGTTGGTGGAAATCTTTGGATTCAAGCTCACGGTGCTCCTCTGGAATCTGCAACCGATTTGAACGGAATATTTAATAGAGTTTGATGAAAATGATTATTGTTTTACTGTTTTACAAGTTCAAGAACTCACACTCTAATTAGGTTAAACTTCATGATTCAttgctctaatttttttttattgtttttttattgtgatTATGAAGTGCTCTTGACATTTCAAAACATCACTATCCACTCCTccagagtgaaaaaaaaaatgaacaagaGTTAGATGACTTTTTCTTATTACGACTAGCAACAATTCTTTAAGTTATCATATGAATTATTTTGAGTGAGTGAGAAAATAAATTATGGTAAAAAATAGgccaaggtttttttttatggacAATAATAGGCCAAAGTTCAAAGGCTTTGCATTGTAACAAAATGAATTACTTTCGCACCAAAGGCTGCGGAACAAACATGAGACTTTGGAGAAATTTTGAGGAGTTCCCTGCACTTGTTTTAGGTGTTGTTTCCTACGTGTGAGAAGTTAACatctaaatttatttaattaaaaagaaagaaaaaaaatttaagtatCAACTTTCTATTGGCGAGAACACCACATAACAGAAGTGCTAGGAACTCTTAAGAATTTCTTGAGACTTTGAAAGGTTGATTAATGATAAGGAGAACACTTTATTTTAACCACCGTATATTACATGTAAATGTCATtatagtctagtgatattcttcttcacttgcaagtgaaaggttttaggttcgattatcgccAAATGTCAATTTGAACCTTATTATTACTAATCCATTGTGAAGCTTAACccattctcatattttcttagtatagataataacttctgtttaaaaataaaatgtcaCATCATTAAAATTAATGAGGCAATACTTtaatatgtattttattttaagttaaCATATATAATTTATTCCAACAAGTCTTGCTTCTAGTTTCATCTCCAACCCCGTCAGCCACCCACCCCCATCCCCATCGTAATCGATCTCCCCGGTGAACCACTTTGGTGCCTTTTTCTCTTAACGCTATGTTCCTTATCACTTCCATTTGTTACTCTCTCATTAGATAGTCTAGgttttaaataattgaaaatgcCTAGGGATTTTTTAGACTGAACACCAACCCATGTATCATGAGGAAATAACATTACGTCAAATCGAGGGACTGCAAGAGAGAGAGTAGCCTGCAAGGGCTGACGCCGTCGACAGAGGGTAAGAGGAAGGCAGCTGATGGGTTGGAACAAggattttctcctttttttttattcctctcCTTCCCTCTCCCCTTGTTTGAATGCTCATGATTTCATCTAGTAAACAGAGAACGAAGAAAAAAGtaaagagagaaggaagaaaaaaaactatGAGAGAAGGGGAGGGAGGGGAGGGAAAAAGAGAGGAGCGAGTTCCCATCCGATGGATTGGCCAAGGTTGTTGGGGACATCGTAAATGGCAGGAAGGTTGGTGCTAGGGTTTTCCACGCTTTGTTTAGAAATTgcgattaaaaaattaaaacaaatttaatcACATAAAAATGACTTCCCATGCCTCATAGATGATTTATAATTATGGTTTAAAAAGATGATAGCCCTgctacttagtattacggtctaaatgtatttttcttcacttgtaaaggagatgtcttaggttcgatttttgtcaaaaacgaatttgaatcacattattgctagctcttCTGAGACCTAACCCACCACGttccttttagtgtagataatatattttggtaaaaaaaaaaaaaaaaaaattgtagctCTAGCATTTTTATCTTGAAAAAGGAACGCGGTCCTCTTTCAACTTGTAATGAAGCACATctctatttgtttttatttgtttctttaagCAAACTTATTCAGGACAATAACTAACTGTGAGATGTTTTAGTATTAAATACTTGTAAGTATTGTAGTTAATTTCACACTTTTTCTCGTCTATTTCACTACCAACGTTTCAAGTACCTAATTTCgtgcaaaaatagaaaaaaattaaactcaATATAGTGAAATAATTTCCTCCACCCACCCTTAAAGTGAATATATATCGttgcataaaaaaaattgtatactTTCTTCTATCCACCCCTTTAAGTAGATATGtcattgtaacatctcacatctatgtatattctcatctctacctagcacgagactttctaggaactcacacgagaacttcccagtgggtcacccatcatgggattgctctcgcgcgaactcgcttaaattcggagttccgatggaacccccTAAGGgggtccaggggagtggatcctgtaagccttatatgtatattctcatctctacctagcacgaggctttttgggagctcactggttttggGTTCCATTAGAACTCCGAAGTTGAGcgagttcgcgcaagagcaatcccatgatgggtgactcattgggaagttctcgtgtgggtctccagaaacaaaatcgtgagggcatggtcggggtccaaagcggacaatatcgtgttacagcagagtcgagcccgggatgtggtgaggCCCGGGCAGGGATGTTAAACACATTAAGTATGGCTATGTGATGTCACTATTTCACttggtgttattattttgtttaattcaTAACATGTGGATCGATGTTACCATTTCACTCAAATCataaagtattttttatttatttaagtcTAAGAGTTAAGTATATTAATCATGCATATCGTTGATTCTTATTATGGCACATAAAATAATACGAGGCCTGATTAGATATTCCAATAACCATAAAAATTTATCCACCAACTAAATATTATAATCGCATGAAGCACCACGACACCACAAATTGCACTCCCCGCCTTACAATGTGATTCCATAGTCCGCCATCATATGTATAATTTTACTTTGACTTATTCAGCTACCGTTTGTACCACTACATGCATGCATATAAGATAACATCTGTTTTTATATCAGTATAGAATAGCGCCGTTCTGATAACGTAATGCAtcttattattgttttttttttttgagtacattgatatttttacactaagaggagtgggagttcggt
This window contains:
- the LOC103456250 gene encoding 4-hydroxycoumarin synthase 2 (The RefSeq protein has 1 substitution compared to this genomic sequence) — protein: MAPLVKNEPQHAKILAIGTANPPNVYHQKDYPDFLFRVTKNEHRTDLREKFDRICEKSRTKKRYLHLTEEMLKANPNIYTYGAPSLDVRQDICNIEVPKLGQEAALKAIKEWGQPISRITHLIFCTASCVDMPGCDFQLIKLLGLDPSVTRTMIYEAGCYAGATVLRMAKDFAENNKGARVLVVCAEITTVFFHGLTDTHLDILVGQALFADGASAVIVGANPEPEIERPLFEIVACRQTILPNSEHGVVANIREMGFNYYLSGDVPKFVGGNVVDFMTKTFEKVDGKKKDWNSLFFSVHPGGPAIVDQVEEKLGLKEGKLRATRHVLSEYGNMGAPTVHFILDEMRNKSIEEGKTTTGEGLEWGVVIGIGPGLTVETAVLRSESIRC